The proteins below are encoded in one region of Candidatus Hydrogenedentota bacterium:
- a CDS encoding DUF1844 domain-containing protein has protein sequence MSDIKTNFYVDEDWKARVQRERESAALKKNGGETPVDGASSPDTDAGTASEGTDGINPYLDGLLKMLGSQAMYSLGLIGGQGQAVVDLDQAREMIEMIGMLREKMQGNLSNDEQALFSEFLAELHRLFTARAQQVQNQAMERSGVDMNNLRSDQQQQP, from the coding sequence ATGTCGGATATTAAAACCAATTTCTATGTGGATGAAGATTGGAAGGCGCGCGTTCAGCGCGAACGAGAATCTGCAGCGTTAAAAAAGAACGGTGGGGAGACGCCCGTGGACGGTGCGTCTTCCCCCGATACTGATGCCGGCACTGCGTCGGAAGGGACAGACGGCATCAATCCCTATTTAGATGGGCTCCTGAAAATGCTGGGGTCCCAGGCTATGTATAGTCTGGGTCTTATCGGCGGTCAGGGACAGGCCGTGGTGGATCTCGATCAAGCGCGTGAGATGATCGAAATGATCGGCATGTTGCGCGAAAAGATGCAGGGTAATCTTAGTAACGATGAGCAGGCGTTGTTCTCCGAGTTTTTGGCAGAATTACACCGGCTCTTTACTGCGCGCGCACAACAAGTTCAAAACCAGGCTATGGAACGCTCCGGGGTCGATATGAACAATTTGCGGAGCGATCAACAGCAGCAACCTTAA
- the ndk gene encoding nucleoside-diphosphate kinase, translating into MEQSFVMIKPDAVGRALVGEIIRRFERRGFKLVALKMQILSQAQAEAHYKEHVGKPFYEGLAAFITSGPSVQMVWEGKDVVQQIRKMNGATNCLEAGTGTIRGDFGLSNQKNLIHASDSVETAAREIALYFEDHELVRYDHVRPEWFE; encoded by the coding sequence ATGGAACAAAGTTTTGTCATGATTAAGCCCGACGCAGTCGGACGCGCATTGGTCGGCGAGATTATACGCCGCTTTGAGCGTCGCGGCTTCAAATTGGTCGCGCTTAAAATGCAAATCTTAAGCCAGGCTCAGGCGGAAGCGCACTATAAAGAACATGTTGGTAAACCTTTTTACGAGGGACTGGCCGCATTCATCACCTCCGGGCCAAGCGTTCAAATGGTCTGGGAAGGTAAGGATGTGGTGCAGCAGATCCGTAAAATGAATGGTGCTACCAACTGTCTTGAAGCCGGCACCGGCACTATTCGAGGGGATTTTGGCTTGAGTAATCAAAAGAATTTGATTCACGCCTCGGACAGCGTCGAAACGGCTGCCCGCGAGATAGCCCTTTATTTTGAGGATCATGAGCTGGTTCGTTATGATCATGTTCGTCCGGAATGGTTTGAATAA